One stretch of Chitinophagales bacterium DNA includes these proteins:
- a CDS encoding T9SS type A sorting domain-containing protein: MKLYSKISIVLVLVIFWKFACFAQNEYNQWIDGFGSGIDFNYEPPQAITFHTGNNYIDVTNSSLCDTNGQLMFYTNGFGIFNRDLQIMENGDSLNIGDYLSYGYDALAIPDGTMIIPFPNDPNKYYIIHTDLNYINVPPYGNLLISTHLFSDVVDISGNNGNGVVIENQKEIVILEDTLINNGVEGVKHGNGRDWWLICHEYGTSRYYRFLIDKDGIHGPYSQDIGMSYNGINAGGGGVFGNMKFNQQGTHFIKNNGDSTVFELYDFDRCSGELSNRKQIKVSDTLYQLEGQSFSPSGRFAYISANHWNYLFQFDLQSADIETSRILIDKYNGFLNPLPVNFYNHALAPDGTIYICSYDGNHSLHVINSPDSAGKKCNFVQNQFVIPNTLYYNAWASGFPNMPNYHLGALEGSACDTTFTALPPINDVAFTQSIYPNPCYKKAQLSITGVNHEVLISIYNTVGNLIYGTTLQPVNGFVHAFINLMDQPAGVYLLKAETDRGEITEKILKE, translated from the coding sequence ATGAAATTATATTCTAAAATTTCAATTGTACTTGTATTGGTGATATTCTGGAAATTTGCCTGTTTTGCTCAAAACGAATACAATCAATGGATAGACGGCTTTGGTTCGGGAATAGATTTCAATTATGAACCACCTCAGGCAATAACTTTTCATACTGGTAATAATTATATTGACGTTACGAATTCAAGCCTTTGTGATACGAACGGTCAGTTGATGTTTTACACCAATGGCTTTGGTATATTCAATAGAGATCTTCAAATCATGGAAAATGGCGATAGCTTGAATATTGGCGATTATTTAAGTTATGGCTATGATGCATTGGCAATACCCGATGGGACTATGATAATACCATTTCCAAATGATCCAAATAAATACTATATCATTCATACTGATCTTAACTATATCAATGTGCCACCATATGGAAACTTATTAATCAGCACACATTTATTTAGCGATGTAGTAGATATATCCGGAAATAATGGCAATGGGGTAGTTATAGAAAATCAAAAGGAAATTGTCATTTTAGAAGATACCCTTATCAACAATGGAGTGGAAGGAGTTAAGCATGGTAATGGACGGGACTGGTGGCTAATTTGTCATGAATATGGAACAAGCAGATATTATAGGTTTCTAATCGATAAAGATGGAATTCATGGTCCATACAGTCAGGATATAGGTATGTCTTATAACGGTATAAATGCTGGTGGGGGAGGTGTTTTTGGAAATATGAAATTTAACCAGCAGGGAACCCATTTTATTAAAAACAATGGAGATTCGACCGTATTTGAGCTGTATGATTTTGACCGATGCAGCGGAGAATTAAGCAATAGAAAGCAAATTAAAGTAAGTGATACTCTTTATCAACTCGAAGGACAATCGTTCTCGCCATCAGGACGATTTGCATACATTAGCGCCAATCATTGGAATTATTTATTTCAGTTTGATCTGCAGTCAGCGGATATTGAAACGAGCAGAATACTTATTGATAAGTACAATGGTTTTCTAAATCCATTACCGGTTAATTTTTACAATCATGCACTTGCACCTGATGGTACAATTTATATCTGTAGCTATGATGGTAATCATTCACTGCATGTTATTAATTCACCTGATTCAGCAGGAAAGAAATGCAATTTTGTACAAAATCAATTTGTTATTCCGAATACCCTTTACTATAACGCTTGGGCTAGTGGATTCCCAAATATGCCCAACTATCACCTTGGCGCTCTCGAAGGCAGCGCCTGCGATACAACCTTTACGGCACTACCGCCAATAAATGATGTTGCTTTTACCCAAAGCATTTATCCCAATCCCTGCTATAAGAAAGCGCAACTCAGCATAACAGGAGTTAACCATGAAGTGCTTATCAGCATTTATAATACCGTAGGTAATTTAATCTATGGTACCACCCTGCAGCCGGTTAATGGTTTTGTTCATGCTTTTATCAATCTTATGGATCAACCAGCAGGAGTTTACTTGCTTAAAGCCGAAACGGATCGGGGAGAAATCACGGAAAAGATATTGAAGGAATGA